Proteins from a genomic interval of Arachis hypogaea cultivar Tifrunner chromosome 10, arahy.Tifrunner.gnm2.J5K5, whole genome shotgun sequence:
- the LOC112716239 gene encoding protein XRI1, with protein sequence MDYNNNTDDDNGAKEPWNWHREDHDLQKTSNFEEPWNGVLQNEDISYMFEDETTPVKACGDLVYNVDNSVSDDVQKEVEEGRETSSQVKRRRMLQFNGQERDHSLSKEEMSLPYFKSNGKEDLITDAFPEVSQWVPGLSSEYALGNASSSSGYEDLESTEGWLAECLNDTEMQFSPDDLNFSGAEDIQIDIAELVDITASSEQNVVQQQKQQVTRNPKNIIFKGRKSFIQTPPKLASSVVYPFTFVKPSGAHGDVTLKEINQRIQTPPSSKSKQSNEDPSAYPKSAFSGKPVVNKTKIRTEGGKGSITIMRTKG encoded by the exons ATGGATTATAACAACAACACCGACGACGACAA TGGTGCTAAAGAACCATGGAATTGGCATAGGGAGGATCATGATCTCCAAAAGACTTCCAATTTTG AAGAGCCATGGAATGGTGTGCTCCAAAATGAAGATATTTCCTACATGTTTGAAGATGAAACTACACCAGTTAAGGCATGTGGTGATTTGGTATACAATGTTGACAATAGTG TTTCGGATGATGTACAAAAAGAAGTAGAGGAGGGGAGGGAGACTTCTTCTCAAGTCAAGAGGCGGCGGATGCTACAATTCAATGGCCAGGAGAGGGATCATTCTCTTTCCAAGGAAGAGATGTCTTTGCCATATTTTAAATCAAAT GGGAAGGAGGACTTGATCACGGATGCTTTTCCTGAAGTGTCACAATGGGTTCCTGGTTTATCATCAG AATATGCATTAGGAAATGCATCATCATCGTCTGGTTATGAAGACCTTGAGTCCACTGAAGGTTGGCTAGCAGAATGCCTTAATGATACCGAGATGCAATTCAGTCCCGATGATTT GAACTTTTCAGGGGCAGAGGATATTCAGATTGATATTGCAG agtTGGTTGACATCACGGCATCTTCCGAACAAAATGTGGTTCAGCAGCAGAAGCAGCAGGTCACTCGAAACCCCAAAAATATTATCTTCAAAG GTAGGAAATCGTTTATACAGACACCGCCAAAGTTGGCTTCTTCTGTGGTCTATCCATTTACTTTTGTTAAGCCTAGTGGTGCTCATGGAGATGTAACATTGAAGGAAATAAATCAGCGCATTCAGACTCCGCCGTCTTCAAAATCAAAGCAAAGCAATGAAGATCCATCAGCTTATCCCAAATCAGCCTTCTCAGGGAAGCCTGTCGTTAACAAAACAAAGATTCGCACGGAAGGGGGAAAAGGTAGCATCACGATTATGCGAACCAAAGGCTAA